A genome region from Aurantiacibacter sp. MUD61 includes the following:
- a CDS encoding complex I NDUFA9 subunit family protein, which yields MAKSSPLEGKLVTLIGGSGFIGSHVAQDLLERGARVRIAAREPEKAFKLKPLANLGQIQFARCNAADKASVEACVRGSDAVVYLIGTFEGNQQKLQADSAGHAAKIAAEEGAMGFVYISAIGADPEKETGYYRTKGDGELQVLAAFPKATVIRPSVVFGEDAGLVPMFADMVQMMPVMPVFGADSKFQVVWVDDVAAAVAAALENVGKHGGRTYEAAGPEELSMMQIHEMIADGQNRERVFFPMPTPLAKGFAALPLTPINSDQLAMLEEGSTATTGVPQLDKLGIDPKPLSLFLDRWMVRYRKHGRFGSKRKAG from the coding sequence ATGGCCAAATCATCTCCGCTCGAAGGCAAGCTCGTCACCCTGATCGGCGGCAGCGGATTTATCGGATCGCATGTTGCGCAGGATTTGCTCGAGCGCGGCGCGCGTGTGCGCATCGCTGCGCGCGAGCCTGAGAAAGCCTTCAAGCTGAAGCCGCTCGCCAATCTCGGGCAGATCCAGTTCGCCCGTTGCAATGCGGCTGACAAGGCCAGCGTCGAGGCATGCGTGCGCGGATCGGATGCGGTGGTCTATCTGATCGGCACGTTTGAAGGCAATCAGCAAAAGCTGCAGGCAGACAGCGCCGGGCACGCCGCGAAAATCGCCGCCGAAGAAGGCGCGATGGGTTTCGTCTACATCTCCGCGATTGGCGCCGACCCGGAGAAGGAAACCGGCTATTATCGCACAAAGGGTGACGGTGAGCTGCAGGTGCTGGCAGCTTTCCCCAAGGCGACAGTCATTCGTCCCTCGGTCGTGTTCGGTGAGGACGCAGGGCTCGTTCCGATGTTCGCCGACATGGTGCAAATGATGCCGGTGATGCCGGTGTTCGGTGCCGATTCAAAGTTTCAGGTCGTGTGGGTCGATGATGTTGCGGCAGCTGTTGCGGCGGCTCTGGAGAATGTCGGCAAGCACGGCGGTAGGACCTATGAAGCTGCGGGCCCCGAAGAGCTTTCCATGATGCAAATCCATGAGATGATTGCGGACGGGCAAAACCGCGAGCGTGTGTTCTTCCCCATGCCCACTCCGCTGGCGAAGGGCTTCGCCGCATTGCCGCTCACACCGATCAATTCGGATCAGCTGGCGATGCTGGAAGAAGGTAGCACGGCAACCACGGGTGTGCCGCAGCTCGACAAACTCGGCATCGATCCCAAGCCTCTGTCGCTGTTCCTCGATCGCTGGATGGTCCGCTATCGCAAGCACGGGCGTTTCGGCAGCAAGCGCAAGGCCGGTTGA
- a CDS encoding 3'(2'),5'-bisphosphate nucleotidase CysQ translates to MTDAELAAHLAECAGRILLEVRASGMIAGKALGKAGDETANQFLVHALRAQRPEDGLLSEESKDTMERLDKSRVWIVDPVDGTREYGEERTDWAVHVALAVDGRPEIAAVALPGLGEVLRTDQPCALPGAPEKLRMVVSRTRPAPEAVKVAEALDAELVPMGSAGAKAMSIIRGEADIYLHTGGQYEWDSCAPAAVAAAHGLHISRVDGSPLLYNQRDTYLPDLLICRKGHADAVFEALQAD, encoded by the coding sequence ATGATCGCCGGCAAGGCTCTCGGCAAAGCTGGCGATGAGACGGCAAACCAGTTCCTCGTCCATGCCCTGCGTGCGCAGCGCCCCGAAGACGGCCTGCTGTCCGAAGAGAGCAAGGACACAATGGAGCGGCTTGATAAGAGCCGCGTATGGATCGTCGACCCCGTCGATGGCACGCGCGAATATGGTGAGGAGCGGACCGATTGGGCGGTTCACGTTGCGCTTGCTGTCGATGGCAGGCCCGAGATCGCCGCAGTCGCCCTGCCCGGCCTTGGCGAAGTGCTGAGAACCGATCAGCCTTGCGCTTTGCCCGGCGCGCCCGAAAAGCTGCGCATGGTCGTCAGCCGCACCCGCCCTGCTCCCGAGGCTGTCAAAGTCGCCGAAGCGCTGGATGCTGAACTTGTCCCCATGGGCAGTGCGGGCGCCAAGGCCATGTCGATCATCCGCGGAGAGGCCGACATTTATCTGCACACCGGCGGCCAATACGAATGGGACAGCTGCGCCCCAGCCGCAGTCGCCGCCGCCCACGGCCTCCACATCAGCCGCGTCGATGGTTCACCCTTGCTCTACAACCAGCGCGACACCTATCTGCCAGACCTGCTGATCTGCCGGAAAGGCCACGCAGATGCGGTGTTCGAGGCACTGCAAGCAGACTAG